In Triplophysa rosa linkage group LG18, Trosa_1v2, whole genome shotgun sequence, a genomic segment contains:
- the si:ch211-28p3.4 gene encoding probable E3 ubiquitin-protein ligase TRIML1 gives MKRQTQDTSIKHQENLKRQRDVLTFRMKKLSSKQSDFNSKTTALKEKIKKKYDDMKRVLDEDLRITLSQLDIEAEAMERNIEDGIEKCYRLTQEIDQQLVELSTQLEKDQEKMAEMEERIKETLNTTDPEFMQTDEFKNEQLLSLTINLLLFIRSQVPVTKKLFQSYAQVVVLDTDSAHPKLVISPEGDSVSYTETWQEVAENPSRFDTTLNVISRKGFKDVRNYWEVQVAGKTYWELGLTYPNIPRKGKEEDCWLGRGPTSWCVEFFNGDYTAWHDGVPHELTHASGRTFQRIGIFSSSEGGLICFLGADTMTPLYSFCAGTFTDSLFQAVCPGHDNQGTNRKPLLICDSSRSAPIL, from the exons ATGAAGAGACAAACCCAg GACACCTCAATAAAACATCAGGAGAACCTGAAGAGACAAAGAGACGTTCTGACTTTCCGAATGAAAAAGCTGTCATCGAAACAATCAGACTTCAAT TCCAAGACAACCGCTCTTAAAGAGAAGATTAAAAAGAAATATGACGACATGAAGAGGGTTTTGGATGAGGATTTGAGAATCACACTGAGCCAGCTGGACATCGAGGCTGAAGCCATGGAGAGAAATATAGAGGACGGCATTGAGAAGTGCTACCGTCTCACCCAAGAAATCGATCAACAGCTGGTTGAACTCTCGACGCAGTTGGAGAAAGATCAAGAGAAG ATGGCAGAGATGGAAGAAAG GATAAAAGAGACCCTGAATACGACCGATCCGGAGTTCATGCAGACGGATGAGTTTAAGAATGAACAGCTCCTCAGCTTAACCATCAACCTGTTGTTATTCATACGCTCTCAGGTTCCTGTCACTAAGAAACTCTTCCAAAGCT ATGCCCAAGTCGTCGTTTTGGATACTGACTCCGCTCACCCGAAACTTGTTATTTCCCCTGAGGGCGACTCAGTCAGTTACACAGAAACCTGGCAAGAAGTTGCTGAAAACCCTTCTCGCTTTGACACTACCCTTAACGTAATTAGCCGAAAGGGATTCAAGGATGTTCGCAACTACTGGGAGGTACAAGTCGCTGGTAAGACATACTGGGAGCTGGGACTCACGTACCCCAACATCCCCAGGAAAGGAAAAGAGGAGGACTGCTGGTTAGGCCGGGGCCCGACGTCCTGGTGTGTTGAGTTTTTCAATGGTGACTACACAGCCTGGCACGACGGTGTTCCCCATGAGCTCACCCACGCGAGCGGGAGAACTTTTCAGCGTATTGGCATCTTTTCCAGCTCGGAAGGAGGTTTGATTTGTTTCTTAGGGGCAGACACCATGACACCCCTTTACAGCTTTTGTGCTGGAACCTTCACGGATTCCCTCTTCCAAGCTGTCTGTCCTGGTCATGACAACCAGGGGACGAACCGGAAACCACTGTTGATTTGTGACTCTTCGAGATCCGCCCCTATCTTGTGA